The window TCGGTGAGAGGGTCCCGGCCTTCAGTTCAGCCGGAGTGGATCGCGCCCTGGGTCGTTGCCTGCCGCTCACGTCCTGGCGAGGTCAAGACCCCCGGGCCAGTCCCAGCGTGGCCACCAGCCCGACCACCAGGGCGAGGCAGAGCCCGGCTGCGGCCACGGCCAAGGTCCGGGGCCCGAGAAGGGGGCGGCGGCGGGCGGCCAGGCGGTGGGCGTCGACCGCCGACAGCGCCCACACCGCGGCCGTTGCCAGCAGGAACGAGACCTTGACGAGCACGAAGGCGAGCTCGGGCCGGGACCAGAAGGCCACCGTGGTCGACAGCCACCACAGCCAGAGCACGAAGCGGGCCACCCCCTGGGCGGGCTGGCCGGCATACCAGGTGCCGAGGCCGGGGACGGCCGAGAGCCAGGCGGCGGCGGCCGGATCCCTGGCCGGACGCGCCGCCTCCGGAGGGCGGAACAGCTCGATCATCGAGCTGCCGCAGACCCGGCAGGCCATCTCGTCGATCGGGTTCACCGTGCCGCAGGCCTGGCAGGTCCACTCGAGCCGGCCACCCGCCTTGCGGATGGGACCTGCCTGCGACGCGAGGAAGCGCACCGCGACGGTCTGGGCCAGGTCGGGCGGCCTGGACGGGGCCGGGGCGTCCCCGTCCCCCCCTGAGCGGCCGGCCGCCGGCCGAGCCGGCGACGCCACGCCGGCTGGTGGCGGCACGGCCGGGATGGGGGCGCCGAAGCGCATCAGGCACTGGCCACACCAGTCCGCCGCCGCGGGGTTGGTCGCCCCGCAGCGCGGGCACCTCACGATCCACCTCTGGCCGGCCCATCGGGCCGGCGCGCGCCGTCACCCACTCCACGCCCCCACGCTCGCCACGGAGCCCCAGCCGGACGGCGACCGGGGCTACCTGACACCATCGGCACCGCCGCCCAGGAGATGGAGCCGAGTCCCAGCGAGCAGGCTGCCAGGGCGGTTGCCGGCGGAACCACAGAAGAAGTCGTCGCAATTTTGTCTCGTTGGTGCTGTTCCGGTCAAAGGCGTTCAAGGCGACTTGCCGCCCCAGTAGACTCACCGCGACAGAGGCCCTGTCGGACCGCGCCGCACGAACGAGAGGTGGCGCCACCCACAAGGCGCGCGAAGGAGAGGGGCGCCCGTGACCCCGGAGCCGACCGATCAGCGGTTCCTGTTCGACATGCTGCGGCGCATGGGCGTGTTCGAGCACGGCAGCGAGCAGACCCTGGTCGAGCTCGTGGAGCGGGCGGCGCCGATCGTCTACCCGCAGGGCAGCTTCCTGTTCCACCAGGGCGAGCCCGCCGCCCACGTCTACATCGTGACCGCCGGCGAGGTCGCGATCGTGTCGCCGGCCCGGGGCGGCAGCGAGCAGGTCCACCGGATCATCGGGTCCGGCCAGTTGTTCGGCGAGCTGGCGCTGCTCAGCAGGGGCAGGCGGACCGCGGGCGCGCGGGCGACCTCGGCCTCGACGGTCTGGGCCGTCGAGCGGGATGCGTTCTGGGCCTTCCTGGACGCCACCCCGGCCGCCCAGGCGGCCCTGCTCCGCCTGGTCGTGTCCCTGCTCGCCGACCGCGAGGCGATGATCGACGACCTGCTCTCGCTCGACGTGCGTGGCCGGCTGGCCAAGGCGCTGCTGACCCTGGCCGACCGTCACGGCCGCCGTGAGGGTCAGGGCCAGGTCCAGGTCACCATCCCGGTGCGCCTGACTCACCGCGACCTGGCCGGGATGGTCGGCGCCAGCCGGGAGAACGTCAGCCGGGCCCTGGCGGGCTTC is drawn from Actinomycetes bacterium and contains these coding sequences:
- a CDS encoding Crp/Fnr family transcriptional regulator, coding for MTPEPTDQRFLFDMLRRMGVFEHGSEQTLVELVERAAPIVYPQGSFLFHQGEPAAHVYIVTAGEVAIVSPARGGSEQVHRIIGSGQLFGELALLSRGRRTAGARATSASTVWAVERDAFWAFLDATPAAQAALLRLVVSLLADREAMIDDLLSLDVRGRLAKALLTLADRHGRREGQGQVQVTIPVRLTHRDLAGMVGASRENVSRALAGFRRRGFVEYDAEAIRLLDPDALRRLF